The following are encoded together in the Streptomyces flavofungini genome:
- a CDS encoding class I SAM-dependent methyltransferase codes for MMTSDGAHAHAGKPLDQRLDQGVVDGQSGYSKPFLALYDLLVYRGTAPLLWRCPSAVSRELYDSSVGARHMDIGVGTGYLLHHARFPVPDPRITLVDLNRNSLAHTAHRLRRHRVETVRANILEPLPVAARSHDSVGMSYLLHCVPGTLREKGIALAHAAAVVRPGGIVFGTTVLSAGVPVSGAARRAMRTLNKRGAFHNDADTLDDLRAQLDQHFDRHELKVHGCVGVFRAWTAA; via the coding sequence ATGATGACGTCCGACGGCGCCCACGCCCACGCCGGCAAGCCCCTCGACCAGCGCCTCGACCAAGGGGTCGTCGACGGGCAGTCCGGGTACTCGAAGCCGTTCCTCGCCCTCTACGACCTGTTGGTGTACCGGGGCACGGCGCCCCTCCTGTGGCGCTGCCCGTCGGCGGTGTCCCGGGAGCTGTACGACAGCAGTGTCGGCGCGCGCCACATGGACATCGGCGTGGGCACCGGCTACCTGCTCCACCACGCCCGCTTCCCCGTGCCCGACCCGCGCATCACCCTGGTCGACCTCAACCGCAACTCCCTGGCCCACACGGCGCACCGGCTCCGGCGCCACCGGGTCGAGACGGTCCGCGCGAACATACTGGAACCCCTGCCGGTGGCGGCGCGGTCCCACGACTCGGTCGGGATGAGCTACCTGCTGCACTGCGTACCCGGCACGCTGCGCGAGAAGGGGATCGCCCTGGCGCACGCCGCGGCCGTGGTCCGGCCCGGCGGTATCGTCTTCGGCACCACGGTCCTCTCGGCCGGGGTGCCGGTGTCCGGCGCCGCGCGCCGGGCGATGCGGACCCTGAACAAGCGGGGCGCGTTCCACAACGACGCCGACACGCTCGACGACCTGCGGGCACAGCTCGACCAGCACTTCGACCGGCACGAGCTGAAGGTCCACGGCTGCGTCGGTGTCTTCCGCGCCTGGACGGCCGCCTGA